A section of the Candidatus Binatia bacterium genome encodes:
- the lptB gene encoding ABC transporter ATP-binding protein — MAGCRLFFIRPQARCRQPHEEFGSMNKGGRRPFSFGHILHGIELSKSYRRRFVVQGVSLEVHGGEIVGLLGPNGAGKTTTFHMLVGLVRPDSGKVLFDGRDIGNLPLHLRARLGIGYLPQESSIFRKLTVEENLLSILETLPLTRAEREARAQELMEELGVRHVAKNRGFELSGGERRRVEIARALVVQPHFMLLDEPFAGIDPLAILDVQQIVGQLKQRGIGVLITDHNVRETLGICDRAYILADGRIIEEGSPAEIAASERARNAYLGEHFKL; from the coding sequence ATGGCCGGGTGCAGGCTGTTTTTTATCCGTCCGCAGGCTCGGTGCCGCCAACCCCATGAAGAGTTCGGTTCCATGAACAAAGGTGGGCGCAGACCATTTTCGTTCGGGCACATCCTTCACGGGATCGAGCTTTCTAAAAGCTACCGGCGCAGATTCGTGGTGCAGGGTGTTTCTTTGGAGGTCCACGGAGGAGAGATCGTGGGCCTTCTCGGGCCAAACGGGGCAGGCAAAACCACTACATTTCACATGCTTGTGGGGCTTGTTCGCCCGGACTCCGGCAAGGTTTTGTTCGACGGTCGAGATATCGGTAACCTCCCGCTCCATCTGCGTGCTCGCTTGGGCATCGGTTACCTACCACAAGAGTCCTCGATCTTTCGCAAGCTCACAGTGGAAGAGAACCTCCTGTCCATTCTCGAAACCTTGCCCCTCACCCGAGCCGAGCGCGAAGCGCGCGCCCAGGAGCTCATGGAGGAACTCGGCGTCCGTCACGTCGCCAAAAATCGCGGGTTCGAACTTTCTGGAGGGGAACGGCGGCGAGTCGAGATTGCCCGGGCGCTGGTGGTCCAACCACATTTCATGTTGCTCGACGAACCTTTTGCAGGCATAGACCCTCTTGCTATCTTGGATGTTCAGCAAATCGTCGGCCAACTGAAGCAGCGAGGGATTGGGGTGTTGATCACGGATCACAACGTGCGGGAGACCTTGGGCATTTGCGATCGTGCTTACATCCTTGCCGACGGCAGGATCATCGAAGAGGGGTCGCCTGCGGAGATTGCGGCGAGCGAGCGGGCTCGTAACGCCTACCTAGGGGAACACTTCAAGCTTTAG
- the ptsH gene encoding phosphocarrier protein HPr yields the protein MAEETLTKVLAIKNRLGLHARAAALLVQTVADFQADIKVSKDGQVVDGRSILGLLMLAAAQGSTIEITVQGPDAAKALEAIEDLVTRGFDESE from the coding sequence ATGGCGGAAGAAACTTTGACCAAGGTTCTGGCGATCAAAAATCGGCTCGGGCTTCATGCTCGCGCTGCGGCGTTGCTCGTCCAAACGGTTGCCGATTTTCAGGCCGACATCAAGGTTTCCAAGGACGGGCAAGTTGTGGACGGGCGCAGCATCCTCGGCCTCCTCATGCTCGCTGCAGCTCAGGGGAGTACCATCGAAATTACGGTACAAGGGCCGGATGCTGCAAAGGCACTGGAAGCAATCGAGGACTTGGTGACCCGGGGTTTTGACGAGTCAGAGTAA
- a CDS encoding cold-shock protein, whose amino-acid sequence MVQGTVKWFNGQKGYGFITKDDGQDVFVHYTAINGQGFRSLQEGQRVEFEITQGPKGLQAANVTKIS is encoded by the coding sequence ATGGTCCAAGGTACAGTGAAATGGTTCAATGGTCAGAAAGGGTACGGCTTTATCACCAAGGACGATGGCCAGGATGTGTTCGTGCACTACACCGCGATCAACGGCCAGGGTTTTCGCTCCTTGCAAGAGGGCCAGCGGGTTGAATTTGAGATCACCCAAGGTCCGAAAGGCCTGCAAGCGGCCAACGTCACGAAAATTTCCTGA
- the raiA gene encoding ribosomal subunit interface protein, with protein sequence MNITVTFRHVNTSDGLRNYATQKVERLRKFARHLADAHVILAVEKQRHRAEIVVSGRDLQLTATEETSDLYSALDLALDKIERQLKKWDEKRKDHKNMRAGSPGVGDIGESDSAPAVRITTRRIAVKPMSLEEALLQLERAKEDFFLFHDEATNSVAVLYRRKDGDVALIQPEPA encoded by the coding sequence GTGAATATCACGGTCACGTTTCGCCACGTCAATACATCGGACGGGCTGCGCAATTACGCGACTCAAAAGGTGGAACGCCTTCGCAAATTTGCTCGTCACCTCGCGGATGCGCACGTCATCTTGGCCGTAGAGAAGCAGCGCCACCGGGCGGAAATCGTGGTCAGCGGCCGAGATTTGCAGCTCACGGCGACGGAAGAGACGAGCGATTTGTACTCCGCCCTGGATCTGGCCCTCGACAAAATCGAGCGCCAGCTCAAGAAATGGGATGAAAAGCGCAAGGACCATAAGAATATGCGTGCCGGTAGTCCGGGCGTGGGCGACATCGGTGAATCAGACAGCGCGCCCGCCGTTCGTATTACAACGCGCCGGATTGCGGTGAAGCCGATGTCGTTAGAGGAAGCCCTACTGCAACTGGAGCGCGCGAAAGAAGATTTCTTCCTTTTCCATGACGAGGCCACCAACTCCGTTGCTGTGCTGTACCGGCGTAAAGATGGTGACGTGGCCTTGATCCAACCGGAGCCGGCTTAG
- a CDS encoding 3-hydroxyacyl-CoA dehydrogenase, with the protein MQLNGAVALVTGGASGLGEATVRAFVARGARAAILDRPNSRGAELAHELGADNAIFVPADVTSEKEVMDAVQKTIAAFGAIHINVNCAGVGTAMKTTGKSGPMPLEMFELCVRVNLIGTFNVLRLAATEMLKNTPNSEGERGVIINTASVAAFDGQIGQAAYSASKGGVVGMTLPIARDLARDGIRCVTIAPGTFDTPMLALLPEPQRQALAANIPFPSRLGKPAEFAALATHIVENPYINGETIRLDGALRMPPR; encoded by the coding sequence ATGCAACTCAATGGAGCTGTTGCGTTAGTTACCGGCGGCGCGTCGGGTCTGGGCGAAGCCACAGTGCGGGCGTTCGTGGCGAGAGGGGCTCGGGCTGCGATTCTGGATCGCCCCAACTCGAGGGGGGCGGAATTGGCGCATGAGCTGGGAGCCGACAATGCCATTTTCGTCCCCGCCGATGTCACCAGTGAAAAGGAAGTGATGGATGCGGTTCAAAAAACTATCGCTGCATTCGGCGCGATTCACATCAACGTGAACTGTGCCGGCGTGGGCACGGCGATGAAGACAACGGGCAAATCCGGGCCGATGCCGCTCGAGATGTTCGAGCTATGTGTTCGCGTCAACCTCATCGGTACGTTCAATGTGTTGCGCTTGGCCGCCACGGAAATGCTGAAGAACACGCCGAACTCGGAGGGAGAGCGGGGGGTGATTATCAACACGGCTTCCGTGGCCGCGTTTGATGGTCAAATTGGTCAGGCTGCATACTCCGCGTCAAAGGGCGGTGTCGTAGGGATGACTCTTCCCATCGCCCGAGACCTTGCACGTGACGGCATCCGTTGCGTCACGATTGCGCCCGGAACTTTCGACACGCCCATGTTGGCTTTGCTTCCCGAACCGCAACGGCAAGCACTGGCAGCCAATATTCCGTTTCCCTCGCGGTTAGGTAAGCCCGCAGAGTTTGCCGCCCTCGCAACCCATATCGTGGAGAATCCCTACATCAACGGCGAAACCATTCGACTGGACGGAGCATTGAGAATGCCTCCGAGGTGA
- a CDS encoding pyrrolo-quinoline quinone, which produces MRTRQQVARGAFIAMTIFISFGVARPSAATGWHQHARDAQRTGYAPTYPAPPWRWKWSFHGPTSSGAVSRGKRVIPRNTQPVTGGGRVFLALGRRGVWAVDQETGRRVWRRRLPGGVYSTPAFDHSTGSIYVLAGIGRLYRLDGATGRVLGRVTLGTVRSTLPLPVALLDDRIIAAWESRVISLTKQSLDVLWIYEAGSSVETPPSYSPSRDTVVVVTSDLYVHAIENSTGASRWRVKPTPRNGGDPAGSHDGLAEARYGWPVIAEEHGYVLVKYRLDWQAMWVWSPWPGDNASMRANLSARPEYQALFVVDLDDGTVPFIANVGHGGFGDGDYMPMGPQPVIRSLPGGGEVAYVVMRGSPCGAGAFCDGRADSHLGELILDATTVPGYGPGDVRFIRGTFLPTDEQPYLSGAGDAIFGAHWAVGIAHRIVDRSPARGSGLAPIETENLPHIAVADRHGPFSPSHQYEDYTCAEGCGRVFPPGFFIYHTDLPVYDRYWSEWATWIISEPYVYFLSTDGALVALEADGGSPSMYAASALPVSVRPSELGLESWRHPDQPCDDPPRVVGPADAKRFAGCEVIVSGCVRERVNNGKAIYLSFSTPRRGGLQVIFPTFVWPSFASNPDFLFPLGSKLEVRGQVGWYQGDPVIFVTSRGQVIQSDTPSASCDR; this is translated from the coding sequence ATGAGAACACGCCAGCAAGTGGCCAGGGGTGCCTTCATCGCCATGACCATATTCATCAGCTTCGGTGTTGCGCGGCCAAGCGCTGCAACTGGCTGGCACCAACATGCGCGCGATGCCCAGAGAACTGGCTACGCTCCTACCTACCCAGCGCCACCTTGGCGTTGGAAGTGGTCGTTCCACGGACCTACGAGTAGCGGAGCTGTGTCGCGCGGTAAGCGTGTGATTCCGCGGAACACTCAGCCGGTCACGGGTGGGGGCCGAGTATTCCTGGCGCTGGGTCGGCGAGGCGTGTGGGCCGTGGACCAAGAGACCGGACGTCGAGTATGGCGACGCCGCTTGCCTGGAGGCGTATACTCCACTCCGGCATTCGACCATTCGACCGGTTCGATCTACGTGTTGGCAGGCATTGGACGCCTGTACCGATTGGACGGAGCCACCGGGCGAGTATTGGGGCGGGTTACCTTGGGCACGGTACGCAGTACGCTGCCTTTGCCAGTCGCACTACTCGACGACCGTATCATTGCTGCCTGGGAGAGCCGCGTAATCAGCCTGACCAAACAAAGTTTAGATGTTCTGTGGATCTACGAGGCGGGTTCTTCTGTCGAAACGCCACCGTCCTACTCCCCGAGTCGGGACACGGTCGTGGTGGTGACCAGTGACCTATATGTGCATGCGATCGAGAATTCGACCGGTGCCTCCCGTTGGCGGGTAAAACCTACTCCGCGTAACGGCGGCGATCCGGCCGGCAGCCACGATGGGCTTGCCGAAGCCCGCTATGGATGGCCGGTCATTGCGGAAGAGCACGGCTACGTGCTGGTCAAGTATCGCTTGGACTGGCAGGCAATGTGGGTGTGGAGCCCGTGGCCAGGCGATAACGCATCCATGCGGGCCAACTTGTCTGCCAGGCCGGAGTATCAAGCTTTGTTTGTTGTAGACCTTGATGATGGCACAGTGCCCTTTATTGCCAACGTCGGCCATGGGGGATTCGGTGACGGAGATTATATGCCCATGGGCCCGCAGCCGGTCATCCGCTCTCTTCCCGGTGGCGGAGAGGTTGCCTACGTCGTTATGCGAGGTTCTCCTTGCGGCGCGGGGGCTTTTTGTGACGGCCGGGCCGACTCACACCTTGGCGAGCTAATTCTCGATGCCACGACGGTGCCTGGTTACGGTCCAGGGGACGTCAGATTCATTCGCGGGACTTTTTTGCCTACCGACGAACAACCTTACTTATCGGGCGCCGGTGACGCGATCTTTGGTGCTCACTGGGCAGTCGGGATTGCGCATCGCATCGTAGACCGATCCCCGGCGCGAGGGTCCGGTCTCGCGCCTATCGAGACAGAAAATCTACCTCACATCGCAGTTGCAGACCGTCATGGACCGTTTAGCCCGAGTCACCAGTACGAGGATTATACTTGTGCCGAAGGCTGCGGACGTGTGTTCCCACCAGGTTTTTTTATTTACCATACCGACCTCCCAGTTTACGACCGGTATTGGTCGGAGTGGGCAACTTGGATAATCAGTGAGCCGTATGTTTACTTTTTGAGTACGGATGGAGCCTTGGTTGCGCTCGAGGCCGACGGTGGCTCTCCCAGCATGTACGCAGCATCGGCTCTGCCGGTCAGTGTCAGGCCCTCGGAGCTCGGTCTCGAATCATGGCGGCACCCAGACCAACCTTGTGACGATCCCCCCCGTGTCGTTGGCCCAGCAGATGCGAAGCGTTTTGCGGGATGCGAGGTAATTGTGAGTGGCTGTGTGCGAGAGAGAGTGAACAACGGTAAGGCTATTTATTTGTCGTTCTCCACGCCGCGACGCGGGGGGCTCCAGGTAATCTTCCCGACTTTTGTTTGGCCATCGTTTGCAAGCAACCCAGACTTTCTGTTTCCATTGGGCAGTAAGCTGGAGGTTCGCGGACAAGTCGGATGGTATCAGGGCGACCCGGTAATCTTCGTGACTTCGCGTGGTCAGGTGATCCAAAGCGATACGCCTTCGGCGTCTTGTGACCGCTAA
- the metK gene encoding S-adenosylmethionine synthase, giving the protein MALKNFLFTSESVSEGHPDKMCDQISDAILDALLERDPYSRVACESLAKTGMVVVAGEITTNAQIPYAEIVRETIREIGYTSSEMGFDANTCAILTAIDRQSPDIDLGVSEREGKEQGAGDQGLMFGFACDETPELMPRPIMLAHQLVQHLAALRKTGRYPFIYPDAKSQVTVEYRDGRPVRVDAVVVSTQHSEQVSHSTLREFVTEEVIKKVLPPELVDSKTKFHVNPTGRFVIGGPMGDCGLTGRKIIVDTYGGYGRHGGGAFSGKDPTKVDRSAAYMARYIAKNIVAAGLARKCEVQLAYAIGIAEPISVLVDTYGTGEVGDDKLAKLVREHFELKPREIIEALDLRRPIYKRTAAYGHFGRHPEDGFFTWERADRAEALRRAVGAPTRPTVESVAAQPLA; this is encoded by the coding sequence ATGGCATTGAAGAACTTTCTTTTCACTTCCGAATCGGTGTCCGAAGGGCACCCGGACAAGATGTGTGACCAGATCTCGGACGCCATTCTGGACGCGCTGTTGGAACGGGATCCATACAGCCGCGTGGCATGTGAAAGCCTGGCAAAAACGGGAATGGTCGTCGTCGCTGGTGAAATTACCACCAACGCCCAGATCCCATATGCTGAAATCGTTCGGGAGACGATTCGGGAAATTGGTTACACCTCCTCCGAGATGGGCTTCGATGCCAATACCTGTGCGATTCTCACGGCTATCGACCGGCAATCACCCGACATCGACCTGGGGGTCAGCGAACGGGAAGGCAAGGAGCAGGGTGCAGGCGATCAAGGGTTGATGTTCGGCTTTGCGTGCGACGAAACCCCCGAACTCATGCCCCGGCCCATTATGCTGGCGCACCAACTCGTCCAACATTTGGCCGCCTTACGTAAAACGGGGCGCTATCCTTTTATCTATCCCGACGCCAAATCCCAGGTCACCGTCGAGTACCGCGATGGCCGGCCCGTCCGCGTCGATGCCGTGGTGGTCTCCACGCAGCACAGCGAACAAGTAAGCCACTCGACGCTGCGAGAATTCGTGACCGAAGAGGTAATCAAAAAGGTGCTTCCTCCAGAACTTGTCGACTCGAAGACCAAATTCCACGTGAACCCGACAGGGCGCTTCGTCATTGGTGGGCCGATGGGCGACTGTGGCCTTACCGGTCGGAAAATTATCGTGGACACTTACGGGGGCTACGGGCGTCACGGGGGAGGCGCCTTCTCCGGTAAGGATCCAACAAAGGTGGACCGTAGTGCAGCATACATGGCACGGTACATTGCGAAGAACATCGTGGCTGCAGGGCTGGCGCGCAAATGCGAAGTCCAGCTCGCCTACGCAATTGGCATTGCAGAACCCATTTCCGTTCTGGTGGATACCTACGGTACGGGCGAAGTCGGAGACGACAAACTCGCTAAACTCGTCCGCGAACATTTCGAGTTGAAACCTCGTGAAATCATCGAAGCGCTGGATTTGCGGCGACCGATTTACAAGCGAACCGCTGCCTATGGACATTTTGGGCGGCATCCGGAAGATGGCTTTTTCACCTGGGAACGGGCGGACCGCGCGGAGGCTTTGCGGCGGGCGGTCGGTGCCCCGACGCGTCCCACAGTCGAATCGGTAGCTGCGCAGCCGCTTGCGTAA
- the pcsA gene encoding phosphatidylcholine synthase — MGLSPARLAAWSVHFYTALGAVLGFLSLEAIARDQYALAFFWMAIATLIDSTDGSLARRFRVKQVLPTFDGARLDDIVDYLNYVVVPIVLAYDAGLVPATFWGRAVCAAPLLASGYGFCQVDAKTEDHFFKGFPSYWNVVVFYLYVLATPIWWNVFSLLAFSILVFVPIRYLYPSRNPVARRTTIALGVLWGICLFVLLAQFPRPSKTLGWISLFFPIYYLALSVHLDRKAKGLGF; from the coding sequence ATGGGTCTAAGTCCAGCCCGGCTAGCAGCGTGGTCTGTCCACTTTTACACGGCGCTCGGGGCCGTTCTCGGCTTTTTGAGCCTCGAGGCGATTGCGCGAGACCAGTACGCCCTCGCTTTTTTTTGGATGGCCATCGCTACATTGATCGATAGTACCGACGGCAGCCTGGCGCGCCGCTTCCGCGTTAAGCAAGTGCTTCCTACGTTCGATGGTGCCCGCCTTGACGACATCGTGGATTACCTGAACTATGTCGTGGTGCCCATCGTACTGGCGTACGACGCCGGACTCGTGCCCGCGACATTTTGGGGGCGGGCAGTCTGCGCCGCGCCGCTGCTGGCCAGCGGTTATGGATTTTGCCAAGTGGACGCCAAAACCGAGGATCACTTTTTTAAAGGTTTTCCCTCATATTGGAACGTCGTCGTGTTTTACCTGTACGTGTTGGCAACACCGATCTGGTGGAATGTGTTCAGCTTACTGGCGTTTTCCATTCTGGTATTTGTTCCGATCCGCTACTTGTATCCGAGTCGCAACCCTGTTGCTCGCCGAACCACGATCGCCCTCGGAGTTCTATGGGGCATTTGCCTGTTCGTGTTGCTCGCGCAATTTCCTCGGCCTTCGAAGACGCTGGGCTGGATTTCGCTGTTCTTCCCCATTTACTACCTGGCACTATCCGTCCACTTGGACCGTAAAGCCAAAGGACTCGGTTTCTAA
- a CDS encoding PTS fructose transporter subunit IIA — MRLTDILDPALVLPDLQGKSKDEVLREFAEKIHSVHPEIPPDELVAVLWEREQGGTTAIGDGIAIPHGRLRGVQQIVAAFGRHRKGVDFQSIDGKPTHLIFLLVLPEESVGLHLKALARVSRLLKDPAVRQNLLSASDGAELYEIIRQEDEKL, encoded by the coding sequence ATGCGGCTCACAGATATTTTGGATCCGGCATTGGTGCTGCCGGATCTACAGGGCAAATCCAAGGATGAGGTCCTTCGAGAGTTCGCTGAAAAGATTCATTCCGTCCATCCGGAAATACCTCCGGACGAGCTCGTAGCTGTGCTGTGGGAGCGCGAGCAGGGGGGCACGACCGCGATCGGTGACGGCATCGCGATTCCCCACGGAAGGCTCCGTGGCGTCCAGCAAATTGTCGCAGCCTTCGGGCGCCATCGAAAAGGCGTCGACTTTCAGTCCATCGACGGGAAGCCCACACATTTGATCTTTTTGCTCGTACTTCCTGAGGAGTCCGTGGGTCTACACTTAAAGGCACTCGCGCGCGTATCGCGGCTTCTCAAAGATCCCGCGGTGCGCCAGAATCTTCTTTCAGCCTCAGATGGCGCGGAGCTCTACGAGATCATCCGGCAGGAAGATGAAAAACTCTGA
- the ahcY gene encoding adenosylhomocysteinase, giving the protein MPNKQYDVKDLKLAPLGRRRIEWADQQMPVLRRIRDRFMREKPLRGVTLSACLHVTTETANLMRTLKAGGASVALCASNPLSTQDDVAAALVKFDEIPVYAIRGEDNKTYYNHLRAVLERKPDITMDDGADLVTLLHTEFSAQAAQVRASMEETTTGVIRLRAMERDGALKIPVIAVNDADTKHLFDNRYGTGQSTIDGILRATNILLAGRTVVIAGYGWCGKGVAARARGMGAQVVVTEVDPIRALEAAMDGFRVMPMKDATKIGDLFVTLTGDKHVLREEHFLSLKDGAILANSGHFDIEIDLKALRKLSQRVQKDVRPNVDGYLLRNGRWVYVIGEGRLVNLAAAEGHPAAVMDMSFATQALCAEWVSRVSRNGGLEVRVHSVPKHVEEVVASLKLESMGIKIDRLTAEQRAYLSSWAEGT; this is encoded by the coding sequence ATGCCCAATAAGCAGTATGATGTGAAGGACCTAAAACTCGCGCCGCTCGGCAGACGGCGCATCGAATGGGCGGATCAGCAAATGCCCGTGTTACGCCGTATCCGTGACCGCTTTATGCGAGAGAAGCCGCTGCGGGGGGTAACCCTGTCCGCCTGCCTCCACGTAACAACCGAAACAGCAAACCTCATGCGTACGCTCAAAGCAGGCGGTGCATCCGTCGCCCTGTGTGCATCGAACCCACTCTCGACTCAAGACGACGTTGCCGCAGCCTTGGTCAAGTTCGACGAAATCCCTGTATACGCCATCAGAGGCGAGGACAACAAAACGTACTACAACCACCTCCGTGCTGTCTTGGAACGCAAGCCCGACATCACCATGGACGACGGTGCCGATCTCGTCACCCTTCTCCACACGGAATTTTCGGCCCAAGCCGCTCAAGTGCGGGCGAGTATGGAAGAAACCACAACCGGGGTGATTCGGCTTCGGGCCATGGAGCGAGACGGGGCCCTCAAGATTCCGGTTATCGCTGTGAATGACGCAGATACGAAACACCTCTTCGACAATCGCTATGGCACCGGGCAGTCCACAATCGATGGGATTCTGCGGGCCACCAATATTTTGCTTGCTGGCCGCACGGTTGTCATTGCCGGATATGGCTGGTGCGGAAAGGGTGTCGCAGCACGCGCGCGCGGAATGGGGGCTCAGGTCGTTGTGACTGAAGTAGACCCGATCCGCGCCCTGGAAGCGGCAATGGACGGATTTCGGGTCATGCCGATGAAGGACGCCACGAAGATCGGCGATCTCTTCGTGACGTTGACGGGGGATAAACACGTTCTTCGCGAGGAGCACTTTCTTTCGCTGAAGGACGGGGCGATTTTGGCGAACTCGGGTCATTTCGATATCGAAATTGACCTCAAGGCATTGCGGAAACTCTCCCAGCGGGTCCAAAAAGATGTTCGGCCGAATGTGGATGGTTATCTGCTGCGAAACGGTCGCTGGGTATACGTGATCGGGGAAGGACGGTTAGTGAACCTGGCGGCTGCGGAAGGTCATCCGGCTGCAGTGATGGATATGAGTTTTGCCACTCAGGCACTGTGCGCGGAATGGGTTTCCCGCGTCAGCCGCAACGGTGGCCTGGAAGTGCGGGTTCATTCGGTCCCGAAGCATGTCGAAGAAGTCGTCGCGTCACTCAAGCTCGAGAGCATGGGGATTAAAATTGATCGCCTGACCGCCGAGCAACGTGCCTACCTTTCTTCATGGGCCGAAGGCACGTAA
- a CDS encoding lipoprotein, producing MVAVVACKTVPYTKRSQLILVPEATEIALGTDAYRQVLAREPVAHDPELVEPVREVGERIARAAQKPSYHWEFAVIKKDEANAFALPGGKVAVYTGIFPLAQDTAGLAAVLGHEVGHALARHAGERMSQGLLLDVVLSLGAAALGGSSPETRRLIYQALGLGAQIGYVLPFSRSQEAEADYIGLLLMAKAGYDPEGALALWQRFAEHDKQRPPELLSTHPDPATRARNMRKWLPEAKQYYLASSPAPVRPLPLLQKRAHDGTE from the coding sequence ATGGTGGCGGTCGTTGCATGTAAGACCGTGCCGTACACGAAGCGATCCCAACTGATCTTGGTTCCGGAGGCTACGGAAATTGCATTGGGGACGGATGCCTACCGTCAGGTGCTCGCGCGAGAGCCGGTCGCGCACGATCCGGAGCTTGTGGAACCGGTGCGGGAGGTTGGGGAACGGATTGCACGGGCAGCCCAGAAGCCCTCGTACCATTGGGAGTTCGCCGTCATTAAAAAAGACGAAGCCAATGCTTTTGCATTGCCCGGTGGAAAAGTTGCGGTGTACACGGGCATTTTTCCCCTCGCGCAAGATACGGCCGGCTTGGCGGCGGTTCTCGGACATGAAGTCGGCCATGCGCTGGCGCGCCACGCCGGTGAGCGCATGAGTCAAGGCTTGCTCCTCGATGTCGTGTTGAGCCTGGGGGCTGCGGCCCTTGGCGGCAGTTCTCCGGAAACGCGCCGGCTAATTTACCAAGCGCTCGGACTCGGGGCGCAAATTGGCTACGTTTTGCCCTTTAGTCGGAGTCAAGAGGCCGAAGCCGACTACATCGGTTTACTGCTTATGGCCAAAGCCGGATACGACCCCGAGGGCGCGTTGGCCTTATGGCAGCGTTTTGCGGAACATGACAAGCAACGCCCGCCCGAACTACTCTCCACGCACCCAGACCCGGCAACGCGAGCTCGCAACATGCGTAAATGGCTCCCCGAGGCGAAACAATATTACTTGGCGTCAAGCCCAGCACCCGTGCGTCCCTTGCCACTCCTCCAAAAACGGGCCCATGACGGCACTGAGTGA
- the rpoN gene encoding RNA polymerase sigma-54 factor gives MALETKLYQKLTQQLVMTPQLRQAIKILQVSRQELEEIVAQELEENPTLEEDLEETSPAIERQKLTDEGGPGVVADGQWTEALPPRETMEELAPSDRLSDIDWKEYLQNYSNDWQAAAAEEPVEIDEEEEERRPLENRPVKQMSLTEHLIWQLRMNGIPPAEEHIAAVLLGHLNEDGYLTVALEDVAFQLREDFDSVERVLRRIQELDPPGVGARDLRECLLIQLRANGQENSLAYRIVRECLHLLEGRRYDRIAKELGVTAEEVSEAARRIAALDPKPARDFDVGEVRYVTPDVFVHKIGDEFVVTLNDDGLPRLRVSNYYRQVLTASGNGDAKRYVQDKLRSAAWLIKSIQQRQRTVYLVTQSIVKFQREFFEHGISHLKPLVLKDVAMDVGMHESTVSRATANKYVHTPQGTFELKFFFTSSLQTEDGEEVSAESVKERIREIIAGEDPRNPLSDQQIAKILAAENVHIARRTVAKYREMMGIFSSSKRRRTA, from the coding sequence ATGGCGCTGGAAACCAAACTGTACCAGAAACTCACCCAGCAGTTGGTCATGACACCCCAACTGCGCCAGGCCATCAAAATTCTGCAGGTGTCTCGCCAAGAACTCGAGGAAATTGTCGCCCAGGAGTTGGAGGAGAATCCTACCTTAGAAGAAGACCTCGAAGAGACCTCTCCCGCCATCGAGCGGCAAAAGCTCACCGATGAGGGTGGCCCTGGGGTTGTTGCCGACGGGCAGTGGACCGAGGCGCTTCCGCCCCGGGAAACGATGGAGGAGCTGGCGCCCTCCGATCGTCTCAGTGACATCGACTGGAAAGAATACCTTCAAAACTACAGTAACGACTGGCAGGCTGCAGCCGCGGAGGAACCAGTCGAAATCGACGAGGAGGAGGAAGAGCGGCGGCCGCTGGAAAACAGGCCGGTCAAGCAAATGTCCCTGACGGAGCACTTGATCTGGCAGCTCCGTATGAATGGAATCCCTCCTGCGGAAGAGCACATCGCGGCGGTTCTCTTGGGTCATCTGAACGAGGACGGCTACCTGACAGTTGCCTTGGAGGACGTAGCCTTCCAACTTCGCGAGGATTTTGACTCGGTCGAGCGCGTGTTGCGGCGCATCCAGGAACTGGATCCGCCGGGGGTAGGGGCAAGAGACTTACGAGAATGCTTGCTGATCCAGCTGCGCGCGAATGGCCAAGAAAACTCCCTAGCGTACCGGATCGTCCGCGAATGCCTGCACTTATTGGAGGGGCGGCGGTACGATCGAATTGCTAAGGAACTCGGCGTCACCGCCGAGGAAGTGAGTGAAGCGGCAAGGCGCATCGCGGCGCTGGACCCGAAGCCCGCACGCGACTTCGATGTGGGGGAAGTCCGGTACGTCACCCCCGATGTGTTCGTCCACAAGATTGGCGACGAGTTTGTCGTTACCCTGAACGATGATGGCCTGCCACGACTCCGGGTGAGCAACTACTACCGCCAGGTGCTCACCGCTTCGGGCAACGGAGACGCAAAAAGGTATGTGCAGGACAAATTACGGTCCGCGGCATGGCTCATCAAAAGTATCCAGCAGCGGCAACGGACCGTGTACTTGGTCACCCAGAGCATCGTGAAGTTTCAGCGCGAGTTTTTCGAGCACGGGATCTCGCACCTGAAACCGCTCGTTTTGAAAGATGTTGCGATGGATGTGGGGATGCATGAGTCTACTGTCAGTCGCGCAACCGCCAACAAGTACGTTCACACTCCCCAGGGTACGTTCGAGCTGAAATTTTTCTTCACGTCGAGTTTGCAAACCGAGGATGGCGAGGAGGTGTCGGCCGAAAGCGTAAAAGAGCGCATTCGCGAAATTATCGCCGGGGAAGACCCGCGCAACCCCCTGAGCGACCAGCAAATTGCCAAGATTCTGGCCGCCGAAAATGTTCATATCGCCCGAAGAACCGTCGCTAAGTATCGCGAGATGATGGGAATTTTTTCTTCGTCCAAGAGGCGGCGCACTGCTTAG